In Aedes albopictus strain Foshan chromosome 3, AalbF5, whole genome shotgun sequence, the following are encoded in one genomic region:
- the LOC109416724 gene encoding phenoloxidase-activating factor 2-like has translation MTTKEIYPHQLQDRKVSSKILHPNFIPSLLHHDEALLELEKPFTAAKNVQLACLPPQGMEFTSEHCFATGWGKTSSDADSYHEILKRIPLPMVQRAECQNALRTTTLGNRFRLHESFICAGGKEGIDMYRGDGGSPLVCPVEGVPNKYYQAGIVAWGINFGQTDIPGVYVRTSSYSHWINNELSKINYGPIDKRIDIWYWTK, from the exons ATGACCACCAAAGAAATATATCCTCATCAG TTACAGGACCGCAAAGTATCGTCAAAAATTCTTCATCCCAATTTCATTCCAAGCCTCCTTCACCACGATGAGGCCTTACTGGAGTTAGAAAAACCATTCACTGCTGCAAAAAACGTGCAGCTTGCGTGTTTGCCACCACAAGGAATGGAATTTACCAGTGAGCACTGTTTTGCCACTGGTTGGGGAAAGACTTCATCTGATGCCGACAGCTATCatgaaatcctcaaaagaattccattACCCATGGTTCAAAGAGCCGAATGCCAAAATGCTCTCAGAACTACCACGCTTGGCAACCGATTCCGTCTGCATGAGTCGTTCATCTGTGCAGGCGGTAAGGAAGGCATCGACATGTACCGAGGAGACGGCGGATCTCCTCTTGTATGCCCGGTTGAAGGCGTTCCGAACAAGTATTACCAAGCCGGTATTGTGGCTTGGGGTATCAATTTTGGCCAGACTGATATCCCCGGAGTTTATGTTCGTACCAGTTCGTACTCTCACTGGATTAATAACGAACTGTCGAAAATCAATTATGGACCTATAGATAAACGAATCGATATATGGTACTGGACAAAATAA